The window AcctaaaaaaaatctcattaaAACTGCTAATGGGGAAGAAATTAAAGTCATGGGTGCTGGAGCTATTACCGTgtcaaaaaatttaacattgaATAATTgtctttttgttcctaaccttTCACATAAACTATTGTCCGTTAGTCACCTTACAAAGGAACTCAATTGCACTGTGCTTATAAAATCTGGTTcttgtgttgtgcaggatgtTCAGACAGGCAAGAttattgggcgtggtattgaAAAAGATGGTCTGTACTACTTGGAAGAGACGGTTCAAAAAGGCAACGCAGTTCTTGCTCATGGGTCACGGGGGAAGCAACTGTGGACTTGGCATCGTAGACTTGGACATCCATCTGTAGGGTATCTCAAGAAACTTCTTCCCACTTTAGCTAGATCAAATTTGGACTTTAAGTGCGAGACATGTATTTTGGCAAAGAGTCATAAACACTCATATCCTAGTAGTTTGAATAGATCTAGCTTACCATTTATGATTGTTCATTCTGATGTTTGGGGACCCGCACCTGTTTGTGGAATGcatggttttttttattatattgtgtttattgatgactGTACTAGAATGAGCTGGATCTACTTtcttaaacacaaatctgaggtgTTTGCAGTGTTTGTTGATTTTTATCACATGATATGCACCCAATTCCAAACCCAAATCCGTACCTTACGAACAGATAATGGCCGTGAATATGTTAATACTGAAATGCACAAATTCCTTGCTAGTAAAGGCATTATCCATCAAACTTCGTGTCCAgatacacctcaacaaaatggtgtagctgAACGGAAAAACAGAACCCTACTAGAAATTACCCGTGCCATAATGCTTGAATCCCATATCCCTACCACTCATTGGCCCGATGCTATCTCCACTGCTACCTACCTCACTAACCGTCTTCCCACAAAAGCCTTAAACTATAAAACACCTTTAGAATCCCTTCAAACCTACCTTCCCATACCTTCCTCACattccttacctcctcggatCTTTGGGTGCACCGTCTATGTTCATTGTCCAAAACGGATACGAAGTAAACTAGAATCACGGGCAATTAAGTGTGTTTTCTTGGGATATGGAAGaaaccagaaggggtataggtGTTATGATCCAAAAACTCAACGAATGTACACTACGATGGATTGTGATTTCTCTGAATCCGAATACTACTACGCCCATCCTCGATGTCAGGGGGAGATGAAAAATGACGATCTCAGATGGTTAGCTAGTCCATGGATGTTGAACCCAGACCCACAAGAGCAATTAGGCAATGCTACCGAACTGTCTTTTCAATTCATACAACCCATACCACATCCAGTTGTGTCTGAACATCAGGTTAGTTCTTTACTTGAGCAAGATAAGATATGTGATACTGAGATTGTTGATGCTGAGACTGTTGATATTGCTGATAAGAATGAGGAAACAGGGGAAGAGCAGACAGGTGAATCCCAGGGGTACATACTCCCACCTCGCTCAACTCGAGGTGTACCCCCTAGAAGGTACGATCCGGATTATGAGGCCAAAAGATCGAAATATCCGATCGAGCCAGTTGTGGAGGATAACATGTCACAGAGTGCTTTAGCATTCAAAGCCGCTATCTATGCAACTGAACTTCCACAAAGTAGTGATAAAGCTATGCAGGATGTTAAATGGAGGAAAGCTATGGAAGAAGAGATTGATGctctacaaaaaaataaaacatgggAAAAATGCACCCTACCGAAAGGAAAAAAGATAGTGGGATGCAAATGGGTGTACACAGTGAAATATAAGGCAGATGGATCCATCGAAAGGTACAAAGCTAGACTCGTGGCGAAAGGGTATACACAGACATATGGAGTTGATTATTCAGAGACCTTCTCTCCGGTTGCTAAGCTGGATACTATAAGGGTTTTATTCTCCATAGCAGCGAATCTTGATTGGCCTCTTCACCAATTCGATGTAAAAAACGCCTTTCTACATGGAGAATTAAAAGAAGAAGTATATATGCAGGCTCCCCCAGGATTTTCAGGAGACTTTGGGAGAAATGAAGGGTGTAGATTACGGAAAGCTCTATATGGGCTAAAACAATCACCCCGAGCATGGTTTGGCAGATTCACTTCAGCAATGAAACAATTTGGGTATAAACAGAGTAACTCCGATCATACACTGTTTCTGAAAAAGAATGGAAGTAAGATAACTTGCCTTATCATCTATGTGGATGACATGATCATTACAGGGGACGACACAGACGAAATCAAGGTCTTAAAAGACAAGCTGTTCAAAGAATTCGAAATGAAAGATCTAGGAAGGCTCAAGTATTTTCTGGGGATTGAAGTCCTAAGGTCTAACAGGGGCATCTTTATATCCCAAAGGAAGTATGTGCTGGATCTACTAGCTGAAGCAGGTATGTTAGATTGTAAGCCTATTGAAACTCCAATAATGATCAATCATGGTTTACAAATTCTTGAAGATGGGGAACCGACAAACTGTGCGCAATACCAGAAACTAGTAGGGAAACTGATATACCTAGCCCATACAAGGCCTGACATAGCTTACGCAGTTGGAGTTGTGAGTCGAGCCATGCACCGACCTCAGATACGACATATGGAAGCAGTAATTAGGATCTTGAGATATTTGAAAGGAACTTCAGGAAGAGGGGTTCTATACCAGAAGAACGGTCACCTTGATGTAGTTGCTTACACtgatgcagattgggcagggGACAGAGATGATAGGAGATCAACATCGGGTTATTTCACTCTAGTAGGTGGAAATCTCGTGACATGGAggagtaagaaacaaaaggttgtCGCCTTATCGAGTGCTGAAGCTGAATTCCGGGGAATTGCCAAAGGAGTTACTGAAATCTTATGGTTAAGAAGACTCCTTACTGAGCTTGGCTTTATGCCCATAAAGAGCAGCGTGTTGTATTGTGATAATCAGGCCGCCATCAACATCTCAGAGAACCCGGTACAACATGATCGTACGAAACATGTTGAAATCGACAGACACTTcataaaggaaaagttggaaaatGAAACCATTAAACTACCTCATGTTCGCTCAGAGGATCAGTTGGCAGATATCCTCACTAAAGCAGTAGCAACCCAGTCTTTCGAGAATGTTTTACAcaagttgggtgttggtgatcctacgacccaacttgagggggagtgttagaataATCTATTTGAGGAAAAGAATAAATCTGTCAAGGCAACCAGAATATTTCTCCAATATTCCATACATATTTAGGGCACAAAATATTCTGTATATTCTCATTATTTTAGGAAGCTTTTCTTGTATAAATATGATACAATGTATattggaataaatgaaaaaaaacacaGAAATTCAAACCCGTAAATTGGTTTATTCCCTTAATTATTGGTAATATAGATTTTTTGTTTATAGGTGTCAGAATCAacttaatcaaaagtttaagctaatgatTGAGTCTCCAgattatgttatatactctaacacgcctctTATACGAGAGCCTtttgggttagaagtgtggatgaaAACGCTCCTCATATCTAGCGCTGAATATTCCGCTTTGAGATGAGGTGTGGATGAGATTCAATCATATGACCTCTCACATTTGattttgataccatgttaaaaaaACAAACTCAATTAACAACTTAAACTGATAGTTGAAGTCCTatcatatagtttttttttaaagaaaaaaaagactAAGAATCAAATTGAATCAAATTAGAATTCAAAGCATCCTCTATCAGGCAAGGGCAACATCAACCTGCACCTCATTACAAATCTCATAAACAGCCCATCTAGCTAAGGGACGACTCTAACAATatggaaagaaaagaaaaagaaaaagcaaTTGATGTATTAGATTCCATGACAAAGACGCAATCTATGAAACCCCGTTCATGGAATTTGGAAGGCATTACTCAAATTTCATGACCCACTGCCAAAAGAATTAGATACACGCATTGGGGTTGAATTGGTACTATAAATTGTACCGTCTTTATTTCTGATTACGTCCTTAATTTATGGACCCAACAACCTTACATTTATGGGGGACGTTTCTTCACTTTTCCTCTACCTCATATAAGTTGTCAATATTCTACGAGTTACAAATGGATATTCCTCCCCTTTATTTTCGGttattcattttcttttgttatggggtataatttcttttttgggATTTGGATTTGGACATGTACTTGTATACTTATGGAGGTATTTGGGTAACTTAcgtgtatatattatttatgtttcttttaaaatgttaaatttgtttttggtaTGTTTGTCAATCACTAATTTAACTtttgtcatggtactgtttatttaattaatttatttatttaataattagcattATATTACtgaaataccctttgacctttttagttgaccttgactttcggtcaacggGCTTTTTCTGGAATTACTattttccttgaatggcccatggtccagttacctctaaaaaaccctaactccccaCTTTCCCACAGTGtatggctctccttgtttcaggatgaataactgtccatttttcccatgaccagtccacctcccattactcccactactcccatgatagttcACTTCTTAGATGCAACTTCCCTTCCTCAACATTATAAATAGTGGCTACCACCAAGGAGGGAGGATCATCTGAAAAAtatagctttcctagtatccttgcttacattacaTCCTAAGCTTACCCAAACACTAACACTAGCAATCTCAATCTCGACATTCCCTCTTGTATTCATTCAGCAATCATTTATTAATTTCCgatttacgttctaacttgagcgtcggaggggtattccgggagatcaccccccggacaaggctaacgtgttgtgttgtagGAATCCAAGTCGCGTCCCTCCACAAGTCGCCGTTCCAGACCACGCTTCCATTCACAGTATTGTAAGTGTCTtctgcacttcctcgtttcataaccgaaacagtttggcgccgtctgtggggaacaATTgaacaaaaagtcatggctcctaagaGAAATCCGACTCAAACAgccaccgtgcatagcacagatacagataCTTCTGCAGGTCACGttaataatcaagccgtgactcgccgtgatctggacatgctagcacagAACCTCACGGCTGCtttctctgaacaactccgcgccgtcatgaATAATGCTCCTACTCAGCAACGAGTATTAGAAGACATGgcggatcaaataaaaaacttgcgggcacgaatcgaaccccatcaGGAGATACCGAAGTCTCATGAATCTCAggatgggaactcgaggacgtcccactccagtagacgcaataagaAGAGGCGGGAGAGATCTAGAACCTACCCGAGCCTCAGCAAAACAGATCTGCAGGATGGCgaatctaaaaccgcctctcgaGATGTCCGCACCTTCCTAGAAAGTAAGAAACAAAAGACGTCTGAAAGCGTCCAATCATTGGTGGataaaaggagggaagaaagaaagcaaGCCCAAGCCGCGGAGTCTAGCCGCCGCATCACCATGCCGAGGAATGAGGCCGGCAAAAGTAGCCTTTCTGGAAAACTTGTACCCATAATCTCTCCATTGGCCCCGGTGATACTAAATACCCCCAGTAATGGGAAGATAAAGATTCCGAAcatggcggccttcgatggaacGTCCTGCCCGGAGGAACATCTGATGGCCTACAAAAACTTGATGTTGCTGTATACTAATGACCCGTTGTTGTGGTGCAAGTTCTTCCCGACTACTCTTACGGGAGTAGCACTGACATGGTATACCTCCCTTCCAGGAGGAAGTATacacaactttgcccaactgGAAGAGAAGTTCCTGGGCCACTTTATAGCTtccagaaggcaggagaaatcaaattTCCATCTACTCAGCATCACGCAATTAGAAGGAGAGTCCATATCATCCTATCTAAAAAAGTTTCATGAGGCGGTGCTGGAGGTAACCGATTTGGAAGAATCGGTTGCATTAAACGCcctgatcaacggaatgaaggcccaacggctgaagttccagttggtcgaaagtcaagtgaagacatacgcggaggccatgaagcaatgccaaagttatgtcacggcctccgaaATATGTCAGGCCCATGATCCTAAAAAACGGAGGTCTGATAAGAAGAACCCCATTACCAATCAATCCTCGAGAAACAGAGAGGAACAAGCATTGAGGAGGGAAAGAAACTACCCTCCACGTCGTCCGGAGCCCCCGTCAGATATGGGGCCTCCACGATCCAGACATGTGTACGTCGCGGAAGGGGAAACAAGGACGCGGAGTATACTCGATGGAGGCAATGAcccgatgttcaaccgcaacagGAAAGACATATTCTATGCCATCCGCAATGAATTGCCAACtccgcctcctactaacaccCCCTCCAACCGTCGCAACTTCAATCTGTGGTGTGACTACCACAAAGAACACGGCCACACTTTGGCCCAATGCCGTGAACTTAAACGTATCCTGCACCAATTGGCTGATGAAGGGAAACTATCGAGGTTCATCAACAAGGGAGACTATGTAGCAAAAGAAGTCGAAAGAAAGCCGTGGCACCAAAGACGCAGATCCCCCGGGAGGGATGAGGccaggcgcgaaagttccaacactcAAGGGACTATCAACCTGATTTTCGGTGGATACACTGAGGAATATCCCACCATCCGCGCCGCAAGAGATAGCGTCCATACTTTGCTAAAGGGACCCCCAATGACCACATCCAGTGGGCCGGTCATGAAattcgatgccacgacctcccaaaTGCTGCAACAACCACAtactgaccctctggtggtcactttgaaaattgggcaaatgaaagtcaaaagggtACTTGTAGATACCGGAAGTACGGCTGATCTTCTAACAATGGATTGCCTAAGGAAAATGCAGTTTGAAGAAAAACACTTGCAACCCCTCGATAAACCTTTGATCGGGTTTGGGGGAAACCAGGTCGTTCCATTGGGTACCATCGTACTACCCGTACGAGTAGGAGAGAAGGACAAAAGTAGAACGatgcccatacgattcacggtTGTAGATCTCACATTCCCctacaacgccatcatggggcttccgctcatcaacaaaatcaaagctgcaatcttccctcatcaactcTTGCTTCAGTTTGAGCGGGATGATGGGCAAGTGGGTATACTCAAAGGGGACCAAGTGACAGCTCGTCAATGTCTAGTGAGTACCCTCAAGCGAGAAACCTCCTCCACTCCCTCCAAAAGAAAGAGGGGAGACTCTTCAGCCGTCATGAGCGTGTATACAGACAACCCCAACGCCCACGGAAGGCCTCACCCAGTGGAACGGTATGAGGAGGTGgagatgtttgatgggaaacAAATCAAAGTTGGAAAAAACCTCTCAGACGCGATCAAGACTGATCTCTTGGCCACCATCGCCGAGTTCCGCGATGTCTTCACTTTCTCCACGGAAGAGATGCCTGGTATCCCTACCCATATCACGTGTCATAAACTTGATATAAAGCCAGGTTATAAACCCGTGAAGCAAAAGCTGCGACATCAGGGAAGAGAGCGAATAGAGGCCGCCAAAGAGGAGGTGGAGAAGTTATTGAAGGCCGGATTCATCAGAGAATGCAAATATTCAGATTGGCTCTCCAACGTTGTTCTCGTCAAGAAATCCAACGGGAAGTGGAGAATGTGCGTCGATTTCACGGATCTAAACAAGGCATGCCCAAAAGACGACTACCCTCTCCCCAAGATAGATCGTTTGGTGGACTCCACAGCAGGACACACCCTGTTGAGCTTCATGGATGCTAACGCAGGTTATCATCAAATCCCGTTGGCCCCTGAAGACCAACCGCACACAGCGTTCATCACGAATGCCGGCGTGTACTGCTacaaagtcatgccctttggtcTAAAAAACGCCGGAGCCACTTATCAGAGAATGGTAAACAAAGTCTTCCAGTCTCAGATAGGCCGAAATCTGGAGGTATACGTGGACGACATTATTGCAAAGAGCAAGCAAGCATCTGAACATGCTGCAGACCTCCGAGAAACATTCACAACCCTCCGGAAGCACCAAATGCGACTCAATCCAGATAAATGTGTCTTTGGAGTTACTGGAGGTAAGTGCCTTGGTTTCCTTGTCGACGAAAGAGGGATAGAGGCAAACCCCGACAAAATTAAGGCAATCCAAGATATGAAGTCCCCCAGATCCGTAAAAGAAGTGCAGAAACTAACAGGGTGCCTAGTAGCCTTAGGGAGGTTTCTATCCAAATCCGCGGACAAATGCTCccccttcttcaaaaccctaaagcaaagcaagttcgaatggacgAGAGAAGCAGAAGAAGCATTCCAGGAATTGAAGGAACACCTGTCTACCTTGCCGAAATTAGTATCACCCATCAAAGGGGAGAAGCTAGTCCTATATGTCTCTATCTCCGAGTACTCGCTATCCGGAGTACTAGTGgcggaaagagaaaagaaacagCTTCCAATATACTATGTGAGTCATGCATTCCGGGGCTCAGAGGGGAACTACTGCGAATTGGAAAAGGTCATATTTGCAATAGTGATGGCAAGCAGAAAATTGAAGCCatacttccaatcccaccagatcatcgttcggactgatcaacctttgaaaaagattctggaagggaaaaaTAAGTCAAGCCGCGTtacagattgggcaaaccagctagcAGATTTCGAAATCGAGTATGAGCCTCGCACAGCGGTCAAAGCCCAGGCTTTGGCCGATTTCATTGCTGAAAGTACTCTTCCCCCTCATCCTGAACCCAATCAAGAAAggaagttgtatgtagatgggtcctcGACACAATTAGCAAGTGGGGCTGGACTCCTCATTGAATCGtccgccggggtccgtatggaaagggcggtaagattCGAGTTCGCGGCGTCCAACAATGAGGCCGAATATGAAGCTTTATTGATGGGGCTGAAAATCTGCTACGAAGCAGGGGGTAAGATATTGTCCGCATTTTCTGATTCCCAATTAATAGTTGGACAAGTAAATGGAGAATTCGAGGCCAAAGATGAAAGCATGAAAATGTACTTACAACAAGTAAAGGAATTTGTTCAgaaattcgacaaattcacTTTGGTCCATATCCCAAGATCCCAAAATGCACAAGCTGACTCTTTGGCAAAGCTGGCTAGCTCAGCTGAAACATCCGCGGCCCGCGACATCATCTGGGAAGTACTTCCAAACCCCAGTATCAATCTCATGGTCAACACCATTGATAGGTCAGAGATGTGGATGGATCCTTACATCAAGTTCTTGCAGAATCGGACGCTTCCCCAAGATGAAAATCAAGCAAGAATGGTCCAGAAAAAGgccagatggttcgaactcTACGAAGGAACGCTCTATAAAAAGTCATATACACACCCCCTTCTGAAATTTGTTTCTCCTGAAGAAGAAAACTATatccttcgcgaaatacacgaaggcggATGTGGTATTCATCAAGGAGTGCGAACCGTTGTAGGAAAGGTTCTCAGaagcggatattattggccctcactcAGGAATGTCGCGGAAACCTTAATCAAAAGATGTCCTGAATGTCAATACCACTCGAAGATTGGGAGGAAGGCATCAAATTACTTGACCGCCATGCAAGCCGTTCTGCCTTTTGACAAATGGGGCATGGATCTCCTCGGCCCCTTCCCACCTGCCAAGGGCCAAAGAAAGTTCATCATTGTGGCTATCGATTACTTCACCAAGTATGTGGAAGCAGAGGCTCTTAGCTCCATCACAGACAAgcaagtctgtcagtttatatggCGGAATATTATAACAAGATATGGCATCCCTCGTGTGATCATAACAGACAATGGAAGGCAATTTGTTAGCAAGAACACCATCGAGTATTGCGACAGGTTCAACATCCAAATCAGGTTCAGTTCTGTATCTCGACCTCAAACTAACGGGCAAGTTAAGTCCGCAAACAAGGAAATTCCCAACggtatcaaaaagaagatagatgGGGTCAAAGGAAATTGGGATGAAGAATTACCAGGCATCTTATGGGCAAGTCGAACAACAATCAAAGAGGCCACGGGGCATACGCCGTTCTCTTTAGTGTACGGATCCGAAGCCGTACTTCCAGTGGAAATAGGCGTACCCTCCACacgggtcacctactactcacacgctgagaatgaggaaggaaaaagaacaaACCCAGATCTCCTACCCGAAACAAGAGGAAACGCACTGTTGAGATCGATAGCACAGAAGCAGAGAATGATTCGTAGCTTCAACCGTCATGTCAAAACCAGACGTATTCAAATTGGGGACTTTGTACTCCGCAAAGTCGAGGCTACGGGAAAGATAGTGGAAAAAGGAAAGTTAGGAGCCAACTGGGACGGCCCTTTCAAAGTCACCCGCGTCATCAAACCGGGAACtttcgaactagaagacatgaaaggaaaAAAACTACCTCGCCTATGGAATGGAGACCATTTgaagaaattcttcatttaacaagatttgcaaggggcaatcaATAACTCAGTCTTATCAGATTAACTCCGCGACAAAGTTTCATCCCACGATGTAGTCGCGATCTCATTTGTATTCCGCTTTATCAGCCATCTTCCCGCGGCATGCTCGCGTTGTCAATTGTAGCTTTATGATTATAACGGATCAGAAGTTTCATTTGAAGATTATCAGGCTCTTACGATCACATGTACTCGGCAAAGTTCTATTGCAAATCTTATAAAATTCAGTCATATC of the Amaranthus tricolor cultivar Red isolate AtriRed21 chromosome 6, ASM2621246v1, whole genome shotgun sequence genome contains:
- the LOC130815792 gene encoding uncharacterized protein LOC130815792; this translates as MAPKRNPTQTATVHSTDTDTSAGHVNNQAVTRRDLDMLAQNLTAAFSEQLRAVMNNAPTQQRVLEDMADQIKNLRARIEPHQEIPKSHESQDGNSRTSHSSRRNKKRRERSRTYPSLSKTDLQDGESKTASRDVRTFLESKKQKTSESVQSLVDKRREERKQAQAAESSRRITMPRNEAGKSSLSGKLVPIISPLAPVILNTPSNGKIKIPNMAAFDGTSCPEEHLMAYKNLMLLYTNDPLLWCKFFPTTLTGVALTWYTSLPGGSIHNFAQLEEKFLGHFIASRRQEKSNFHLLSITQLEGESISSYLKKFHEAVLEAHDPKKRRSDKKNPITNQSSRNREEQALRRERNYPPRRPEPPSDMGPPRSRHVYVAEGETRTRSILDGGNDPMFNRNRKDIFYAIRNELPTPPPTNTPSNRRNFNLWCDYHKEHGHTLAQCRELKRILHQLADEGKLSRFINKGDYVAKEVERKPWHQRRRSPGRDEARRESSNTQGTINLIFGGYTEEYPTIRAARDSVHTLLKGPPMTTSSGPVMKFDATTSQMLQQPHTDPLFEEKHLQPLDKPLIGFGGNQVVPLGTIVLPVRVGEKDKSRTMPIRFTFERDDGQVGILKGDQVTARQCLVSTLKRETSSTPSKRKRGDSSAVMSVYTDNPNAHGRPHPVERYEEVEMFDGKQIKVGKNLSDAIKTDLLATIAEFRDVFTFSTEEMPGIPTHITCHKLDIKPGYKPVKQKLRHQGRERIEAAKEEVEKLLKAGFIRECKYSDWLSNVVLVKKSNGKWRMCVDFTDLNKACPKDDYPLPKIDRLVDSTAGHTLLSFMDANAGYHQIPLAPEDQPHTAFITNAGVYCYKVMPFGLKNAGATYQRMVNKVFQSQIGRNLEVYVDDIIAKSKQASEHAADLRETFTTLRKHQMRLNPDKCVFGVTGGKCLGFLVDERGIEANPDKIKAIQDMKSPRSVKEVQKLTGCLVALGRFLSKSADKCSPFFKTLKQSKFEWTREAEEAFQELKEHLSTLPKLVSPIKGEKLVLYVSISEYSLSGVLVAEREKKQLPIYYVSHAFRGSEGNYCELEKILEGKNKSSRVTDWANQLADFEIEYEPRTAVKAQALADFIAESTLPPHPEPNQERKLYVDGSSTQLASGAGLLIESSAGVRMERAVRFEFAASNNEAEYEALLMGLKICYEAGGKILSAFSDSQLIVGQVNGEFEAKDESMKMYLQQVKEFVQKFDKFTLVHIPRSQNAQADSLAKLASSAETSAARDIIWEVLPNPSINLMVNTIDRSEMWMDPYIKFLQNRTLPQDENQARMVQKKARWFELYEGTLYKKSYTHPLLKFVSPEEENYILREIHEGGCGIHQGVRTVVGKVLRSGYYWPSLRNVAETLIKRCPECQYHSKIGRKASNYLTAMQAVLPFDKWGMDLLGPFPPAKGQRKFIIVAIDYFTKYVEAEALSSITDKQVCQFIWRNIITRYGIPRVIITDNGRQFVSKNTIEYCDRFNIQIRFSSVSRPQTNGQVKSANKEIPNGIKKKIDGVKGNWDEELPGILWASRTTIKEATGHTPFSLVYGSEAVLPVEIGVPSTRVTYYSHAENEEGKRTNPDLLPETRGNALLRSIAQKQRMIRSFNRHVKTRRIQIGDFVLRKVEATGKIVEKGKLGANWDGPFKVTRVIKPGTFELEDMKGKKLPRLWNGDHLKKFFI